A part of Aegilops tauschii subsp. strangulata cultivar AL8/78 chromosome 2, Aet v6.0, whole genome shotgun sequence genomic DNA contains:
- the LOC109741743 gene encoding transcription termination factor MTERF8, chloroplastic, which translates to MFRLPRSTLSGILLSSSISSLHRCLLSATVAGSRISPSPSFAVEEYLVDTCGLTRPQALKASAKISHIKSPTNPDAVLAFLAGLGFSGADVSALIAKDPKFLCASVGRTLSPIFEELTGLGLSRSEVVRLVLLTAGGGRFRRTFVVSRVHYYLSLFGSSENLLRALKGRFCFLDSDLERRVKPTVTLLQECRLGACDIAKLLIAVPRMLTTNTEHIRVMVACAEGIGVPRGSGMFRAALHAVAFQSEEEVAAKVEYLRNTFSWSHAEVGIAVSKFPHLLRYSKDRLQCMSEFFISEAGLEPAYIAQQPVMLGYSLEGRLRPRYYVIKFLKENGLLKRVPKCSTIFHYVEKLFVDRHIHPHKEAAPHLAEDYAAACRGEMQTCFRFMNQERSI; encoded by the coding sequence ATGTTCCGCCTCCCAAGATCCACCCTTTCCGGcatcctcctctcttcttccatCTCCTCTCTCCACCGCTGCCTCCTCTCCGCCACCGTCGCCGGCTCCCGCATCTCCCCAAGTCCTAGCTTCGCCGTGGAGGAGTACCTCGTGGACACCTGCGGCCTCACCCGACCCCAGGCCCTCAAGGCATCCGCGAAGATCTCCCACATCAAGTCCCCCACCAATCCCGACGCCGTGCTCGCTTTCCTCGCTGGCCTCGGCTTCTCCGGCGCCGATGTCTCCGCCCTCATCGCCAAGGACCCCAAGTTCCTCTGTGCCAGCGTCGGGCGAACCCTGTCGCCCATTTTCGAGGAGCTCACCGGCCTCGGTCTTTCCCGTTCCGAGGTCGTCCGCCTCGTCTTGCTCACCGCCGGCGGCGGCCGTTTCCGTCGTACATTTGTCGTCTCCAGGGTGCACTACTACCTGTCCCTCTTCGGCTCCTCCGAGAACCTCCTCCGCGCTCTCAAGGGCCGCTTTTGCTTTCTCGATTCCGACCTCGAGAGGCGAGTGAAGCCCACTGTCACGCTCCTACAGGAGTGCCGGCTAGGTGCTTGCGATATTGCCAAGCTGTTAATCGCTGTGCCCAGGATGCTCACCACCAACACAGAGCACATCCGGGTGATGGTGGCATGCGCCGAAGGCATAGGTGTGCCCCGTGGCTCTGGGATGTTCAGAGCAGCGCTGCATGCTGTTGCATTCCAAAGCGAGGAGGAGGTTGCTGCTAAAGTGGAGTACTTGAGGAACACGTTCAGTTGGTCACATGCCGAGGTGGGCATTGCTGTGTCCAAATTCCCCCATCTCCTGCGGTATTCAAAGGACAGGCTGCAGTGCATGTCCGAGTTCTTCATCTCCGAGGCGGGGCTGGAACCGGCCTATATTGCTCAGCAGCCAGTAATGCTCGGTTACAGTCTAGAGGGACGGCTCAGGCCCCGGTACTACGTTATAAAGTTTCTCAAAGAAAATGGATTGCTCAAGCGCGTCCCGAAATGCAGTACAATTTTCCATTATGTCGAGAAGTTATTCGTGGACAGGCACATACACCCTCACAAAGAAGCTGCACCTCACCTTGCTGAAGACTATGCTGCCGCCTGCAGAGGTGAAATGCAGACTTGTTTCAGATTTATGAACCAAGAACGTAGTATTTAA